The following are encoded in a window of Candidatus Cloacimonadota bacterium genomic DNA:
- the fabF gene encoding beta-ketoacyl-[acyl-carrier-protein] synthase II: protein MKKRVVITGIGTINPVGHNIAETWENLIAGNSGIDRISKFEITDDYGSQISGEIKNFNPQDFFDRKRIKKLDPCTQLALIAAKEAFEDSGLNNFEYNPERAGVIMGSGIGGMLTFENEAKKFFEKGPKRVSPFFVPKMIVNIATAEVAIEYNCKAANFTVVSACASANHALGTAFRTIQYGDADIIFSGGSEAAVTPLTVAGFSSMKALSTRNDDPKRACRPFDKERDGFVMAEGAGILILEELEHALKRNAKIYAEVIGFGASCDAFHITAPAEKGEGGARAAITALKDANIKPEEVDYINAHGTSTPLNDKNETAMYRTVFGDYAYKLKINSTKSMVGHLLGAAAGVEAIVCCKTIETGKIHPTLNQEVPDPECDLNYVPNKGIEQDVNIALSNSLGFGGHNGVIIFRKYDK, encoded by the coding sequence ATGAAAAAAAGAGTTGTTATCACCGGTATAGGTACGATCAATCCTGTCGGTCATAATATCGCTGAAACCTGGGAAAACCTGATTGCAGGAAATTCGGGGATCGACCGGATCTCAAAATTTGAGATTACAGATGATTATGGATCACAGATATCAGGAGAGATTAAAAATTTCAATCCCCAAGATTTTTTTGATCGTAAAAGAATAAAAAAACTCGATCCCTGTACTCAATTAGCATTGATCGCAGCTAAAGAAGCTTTTGAAGATTCCGGTTTGAACAATTTTGAATATAATCCGGAAAGAGCCGGAGTGATAATGGGTTCTGGAATTGGAGGAATGTTAACTTTTGAAAATGAAGCAAAAAAATTCTTTGAGAAGGGACCAAAAAGAGTCAGTCCGTTCTTTGTTCCAAAAATGATCGTGAATATTGCGACAGCGGAAGTTGCTATCGAATATAATTGTAAAGCAGCTAATTTTACGGTTGTTTCTGCTTGTGCATCGGCTAATCATGCTCTGGGAACTGCTTTCCGAACAATCCAATACGGAGATGCAGATATTATTTTTTCAGGTGGATCAGAAGCTGCGGTTACTCCATTGACAGTTGCCGGCTTTAGTTCGATGAAAGCTCTCAGTACAAGAAATGATGATCCCAAAAGAGCCTGTCGTCCTTTTGATAAAGAAAGAGACGGATTTGTTATGGCTGAAGGTGCCGGTATTCTGATCCTGGAAGAATTGGAACATGCTTTAAAACGAAACGCCAAAATTTATGCAGAAGTAATTGGATTTGGTGCATCCTGTGATGCTTTCCATATAACTGCTCCTGCAGAAAAAGGTGAAGGTGGAGCAAGGGCTGCAATCACAGCTCTGAAAGATGCCAACATCAAACCAGAAGAAGTCGATTATATCAACGCTCATGGAACTTCTACTCCGTTAAACGACAAGAATGAAACTGCGATGTATAGAACTGTTTTTGGTGATTATGCTTACAAATTGAAGATCAATTCCACCAAATCAATGGTTGGGCATTTACTCGGAGCAGCAGCTGGCGTGGAAGCTATAGTTTGCTGTAAAACCATTGAAACCGGTAAGATCCATCCGACTTTGAACCAGGAAGTTCCTGATCCTGAATGTGATCTAAATTATGTTCCCAATAAAGGAATCGAACAAGATGTTAATATTGCATTGAGTAATTCTCTTGGTTTTGGTGGACATAATGGTGTTATAATTTTCAGAAAATATGATAAATAG
- the rnc gene encoding ribonuclease III, translating into MKKIIKSLLSQFSYKNPKKSFHEELQKKIDYKFNSSDLLKAALTHTSINSSNSKSSPFERMEFLGDSILGLIVAEELFLKYPDSPEGNLSKIKSKIVSQKFLTIKAKEINLGDYLLLSSEAIQDGGKKLPSILSDAMESLICAIYLDGNIGFARKFIKDFILLNFEKFIKSDEMTNYKSILQEYTQSRFQNIPKYKIVSEKGPDHNKIFTIKVFINDELFGEGKGANKKEAQQNAAKVACLKLKI; encoded by the coding sequence TTGAAAAAAATAATTAAAAGTTTACTCTCTCAATTTTCTTATAAAAATCCAAAAAAATCTTTTCACGAAGAACTCCAAAAAAAAATAGATTACAAATTCAACTCGTCTGATCTATTAAAAGCTGCTCTCACCCATACTTCCATAAATTCATCTAATTCAAAAAGTTCACCCTTCGAACGTATGGAATTTTTAGGTGATTCAATACTTGGTTTGATCGTCGCGGAAGAACTTTTTCTCAAATATCCGGATTCTCCTGAAGGAAATCTTTCCAAAATAAAATCGAAGATAGTTTCTCAAAAATTCCTGACAATCAAGGCTAAAGAGATAAATCTGGGAGATTATCTTCTTTTGAGTTCCGAAGCAATCCAGGATGGTGGGAAAAAATTACCCTCAATCCTGTCAGACGCAATGGAATCTCTTATCTGTGCAATATACCTTGATGGAAATATTGGATTTGCCCGGAAATTCATCAAAGACTTTATCCTGCTTAATTTTGAAAAATTCATTAAAAGTGATGAAATGACCAACTACAAAAGTATTTTACAGGAATATACTCAATCTAGATTTCAGAATATTCCAAAATACAAAATTGTCAGTGAAAAAGGTCCCGATCATAACAAAATATTTACGATCAAGGTTTTTATCAATGATGAATTATTTGGCGAAGGTAAAGGTGCGAATAAAAAAGAAGCCCAACAAAACGCAGCAAAAGTAGCCTGCTTAAAATTAAAAATATAA
- a CDS encoding radical SAM protein gives MKIFPIFIPHLGCPFACVYCNQHSITKSKIPEPSKISSDISRFCKFNQNIEKEIAFFGGTFTHLSQTEQQDFFDLVQPLLDYKTSIRISTRPDFINENILSFCRKNGVKTIELGIQSFSDQVLESSQRKYDSKTAISACKMVKKNNFNLGIQLMPGLPAFSEKYLLKTISETIKIRPEFVRIYPTIVLKNTVLEKWFRDKKYFPLEIDEAVDIVAEMVNIFEKENIKIIKIGLHSDIEPENIIAGPYHPSFGELVRAKILSERIFNKFEQDRTLIISPSDISLFKGFEQKMLNELKQKIQINKIPISIDRKLAKNKFAFRDIKAKKWW, from the coding sequence ATGAAGATTTTCCCCATTTTCATTCCTCATCTCGGTTGTCCTTTTGCTTGTGTTTATTGTAACCAGCACTCGATCACAAAATCAAAAATCCCCGAACCTTCAAAAATCAGTTCGGATATTTCTCGATTCTGTAAATTTAATCAGAATATTGAAAAAGAAATCGCATTTTTCGGTGGAACATTTACACATCTTTCCCAAACAGAACAACAGGATTTTTTTGATCTGGTTCAGCCATTATTAGATTATAAAACAAGTATCAGAATCTCGACCAGACCGGATTTTATCAATGAGAACATTCTTTCATTCTGCCGGAAAAACGGAGTAAAAACGATCGAACTTGGAATCCAGAGTTTTTCTGATCAAGTTCTCGAATCTTCACAAAGAAAGTACGATTCAAAAACTGCAATTTCTGCCTGCAAAATGGTGAAAAAAAACAATTTCAATTTGGGAATCCAGTTAATGCCCGGACTTCCAGCCTTTTCTGAAAAATATCTTCTTAAAACAATCTCCGAAACAATTAAAATCCGACCGGAATTCGTCAGGATCTATCCAACTATCGTTCTCAAAAACACGGTTCTCGAAAAATGGTTTCGGGATAAGAAGTACTTTCCTTTAGAAATTGATGAAGCCGTTGATATCGTTGCTGAAATGGTTAATATTTTTGAAAAAGAAAATATCAAGATAATCAAAATAGGTCTTCATTCCGATATCGAACCGGAAAACATCATTGCAGGTCCATATCATCCTTCTTTTGGAGAACTCGTACGAGCAAAAATTTTGTCAGAAAGGATTTTTAATAAATTCGAGCAAGATCGAACTTTAATTATTTCTCCTTCCGACATATCTCTTTTTAAAGGATTTGAACAAAAGATGTTAAATGAATTGAAACAAAAAATCCAAATCA